From a single Aestuariibius sp. HNIBRBA575 genomic region:
- a CDS encoding LysR family transcriptional regulator: MNLHHLSVFREVMKTGSMSEAAQNLGRTQPAISLAMKSLEDSLGITLFDRDTRNLKPVPEAYYLLAEADSMLGQMSRLRRTMKRMQIGDKGEVQLAVMPGVATVLFPDFLSKFAETRPDINLSMHTRSSTQLRELVSSQGVDFGFGDYDEDNSRTEQTRITRICANGFLAVPAGHELAQCETVPLAALDGLTFGGMQPDHRFEMRVQLALAHANARTHVRFRSQTVLPLLKFVSAGQCCAIVDPLTVLSARLTGVTRQEIKFCKLAQPVPYDYAILVPKMRRLTTLSRQLAASWEAHMMQELTALDAAPKTNIFE, encoded by the coding sequence ATGAATTTGCATCACCTGTCCGTCTTTCGCGAAGTAATGAAAACCGGGTCTATGTCCGAAGCGGCGCAAAATCTGGGTCGGACCCAACCGGCGATCAGCCTCGCGATGAAAAGTCTTGAGGATTCTTTGGGGATTACGCTGTTTGACAGGGACACCCGGAACCTAAAACCCGTCCCCGAAGCCTATTATCTGCTGGCCGAGGCAGACAGTATGCTGGGGCAGATGTCGCGGCTGCGACGCACGATGAAACGGATGCAGATCGGCGACAAAGGCGAGGTGCAATTGGCCGTTATGCCCGGTGTGGCAACGGTGTTATTCCCTGATTTCCTGAGTAAATTTGCCGAAACACGGCCAGATATAAACCTGTCGATGCACACGCGCAGTTCAACGCAATTGCGTGAATTGGTCAGCAGTCAGGGCGTGGATTTTGGGTTTGGTGATTACGACGAAGACAACAGCCGCACCGAACAAACCCGGATCACGCGGATCTGTGCGAATGGGTTCTTGGCGGTGCCTGCGGGGCATGAACTGGCGCAATGCGAAACGGTTCCCTTAGCGGCGCTGGATGGGTTGACGTTTGGCGGGATGCAGCCCGATCACCGGTTTGAAATGCGCGTTCAATTGGCCCTAGCCCATGCGAATGCCAGAACCCATGTGCGGTTTCGCAGTCAAACCGTGTTGCCGTTACTTAAATTTGTCAGCGCCGGGCAATGCTGCGCGATTGTGGATCCGCTGACGGTGCTGTCTGCGCGGTTAACCGGTGTGACCCGCCAAGAGATCAAGTTCTGCAAACTGGCCCAGCCTGTGCCCTATGACTACGCTATTCTGGTGCCCAAAATGCGGCGGCTGACCACGTTGTCGCGCCAATTGGCTGCCTCTTGGGAAGCGCATATGATGCAGGAATTGACCGCACTGGATGCTGCGCCCAAAACAAATATCTTTGAGTGA
- a CDS encoding DUF4440 domain-containing protein, which yields MKHAFAWLITLALISPQLSIAQGQTMTEDQQNVLSSTMGMAEAFQQGDIAGVMRHYEPEATVLFEPGAPVSNVAQLEQMFAEMSALGPQFSFSEGHDVIVNGDIAIHIAPWNMVAHLPDGQEITQSGLSVAVLRKQPDGQWKMVIDNPHGARLMSGS from the coding sequence ATGAAACACGCATTTGCGTGGCTGATCACGCTTGCCTTGATCTCACCTCAACTTTCTATCGCACAAGGACAGACAATGACCGAAGACCAACAAAACGTACTCAGCAGCACAATGGGCATGGCAGAGGCCTTTCAACAGGGCGACATTGCGGGCGTCATGCGCCATTACGAACCAGAGGCAACGGTCCTGTTTGAACCCGGAGCGCCGGTTTCAAATGTGGCCCAACTGGAACAGATGTTTGCAGAAATGTCCGCACTTGGCCCGCAGTTCAGTTTTTCTGAGGGGCATGACGTGATCGTCAACGGGGACATCGCAATCCACATTGCGCCTTGGAATATGGTTGCTCATCTGCCGGATGGCCAGGAAATCACCCAATCCGGGCTGTCGGTCGCAGTGTTGCGCAAACAGCCCGACGGACAGTGGAAAATGGTGATCGATAATCCCCATGGCGCACGGCTTATGTCTGGGTCCTAA
- a CDS encoding RNA polymerase sigma factor: protein MTHITGPTIQLAQDGNATALEDIIRGIQKQVYQLAIRMLADPDAAQDATQEILIRVVTKLSTFRAESRFETWVYRVATNYLIRARKIRVNDPNLTFDAFSQDLIDGLSDDNNKAPDEHVMLNELRIKCTMAMLLCLDREHRAAYILGDILEFDHSIASDILEISPANYRKRLSRARDRVQTFTAATCGLANRSAACSCRKRLPAAMASGRIGIQPSAALADAPRFADAAAEVSDIQSSLIAAKLQRSTGAHVPLRDYASAVLNIIETTQT from the coding sequence ATGACCCATATCACCGGACCCACAATTCAATTGGCCCAAGACGGGAATGCCACCGCCCTAGAAGACATCATTCGTGGCATCCAGAAACAGGTGTATCAGTTGGCCATTCGCATGTTGGCGGATCCTGATGCGGCGCAGGATGCAACTCAGGAAATTTTGATCCGCGTTGTCACCAAACTATCGACATTTCGCGCGGAATCCCGATTTGAAACATGGGTTTATCGGGTCGCAACCAATTACCTGATCCGGGCGCGAAAAATCCGGGTCAATGACCCAAACCTGACTTTCGATGCCTTTTCCCAAGACCTGATAGACGGGCTGTCCGACGATAATAACAAAGCGCCAGATGAGCATGTTATGCTGAACGAATTGCGGATCAAATGCACCATGGCCATGTTGCTGTGTTTGGATCGCGAACATCGCGCGGCTTATATTCTGGGTGATATTCTAGAATTTGACCACAGCATTGCCAGCGACATTTTGGAAATTTCCCCTGCAAATTATCGCAAACGTCTGTCGCGCGCACGCGATCGCGTTCAGACATTTACCGCGGCGACATGTGGGCTGGCGAACCGCTCTGCCGCTTGTTCCTGCCGCAAACGATTGCCCGCTGCGATGGCATCTGGTCGTATTGGCATCCAGCCCAGCGCCGCATTGGCAGATGCCCCTCGTTTTGCCGATGCCGCAGCAGAAGTGTCCGATATCCAATCCAGCCTGATCGCCGCCAAATTACAGCGTTCAACCGGCGCGCATGTGCCGCTGCGCGACTACGCAAGTGCGGTGTTGAACATCATAGAAACGACCCAAACCTAA
- a CDS encoding FAD-binding oxidoreductase produces the protein MMQIQSRDAVIKALTDLLGDRLSTGSSVLALHASDEGYQAPATPDAVAFPLCTQDVSDIIKICAAHHCPVIPYGVGTSLEGHVIPYSGGVTIDMSRMNTILKVNDSDLNAVVQPGVTREQLNTDLRASGLMFSVDPGANATLGGMAATRASGTNAVRYGTMAENVLALEVVMADGRIIRTGSKARKSSAGYDLTHLFVGSEGTLGIITELTVRLFGQPEAISSATCAFDTVADAVNAVILAIQSGLPVARIELLDATQMSGMQKAYPELDFAAQPQLFLEFHGTDSGVTEQTKTFAEISQEFGGSAFKWATKAEERNALWRARHEAFYVGKTLRPGSTALVTDCCVPISALAPCIEKAQGLIAQSGLISPIVGHVGDGNFHMLILVEPGNLDEMKRAENLAHQVNMTALEFGGTVTGEHGVGVGKKKYMADQHGDAFGIMGDIKRAMDPLNIMNPGKIVDTN, from the coding sequence ATGATGCAAATTCAATCCCGTGATGCCGTCATCAAAGCGTTAACAGACTTGCTTGGGGATCGTCTGTCGACGGGGTCTTCGGTTCTGGCGCTACATGCGTCCGACGAAGGATACCAAGCACCAGCCACCCCTGACGCAGTGGCGTTTCCCTTATGCACCCAAGACGTTTCCGACATCATAAAAATCTGCGCGGCGCATCATTGCCCGGTCATCCCATATGGTGTCGGCACATCCCTAGAAGGCCACGTTATCCCCTATTCCGGGGGCGTGACCATCGATATGAGCCGCATGAACACGATCCTCAAAGTCAATGACAGCGATCTGAATGCGGTGGTGCAACCCGGCGTCACGAGAGAGCAGTTAAACACCGACCTGCGTGCATCTGGTCTGATGTTCAGTGTCGATCCCGGTGCAAATGCAACTTTGGGTGGCATGGCGGCCACGCGTGCCTCGGGCACCAATGCCGTGCGATATGGAACCATGGCGGAAAACGTGCTGGCCCTCGAAGTGGTGATGGCGGATGGCCGGATAATCCGCACAGGCAGCAAGGCGCGCAAATCGTCAGCCGGGTATGATTTAACGCATCTGTTTGTCGGCTCCGAAGGCACGCTTGGGATCATCACCGAACTGACCGTTCGACTATTTGGCCAGCCCGAAGCGATTTCATCAGCGACATGCGCGTTCGATACGGTCGCAGATGCAGTGAATGCGGTCATTTTGGCCATTCAGTCCGGCCTGCCAGTGGCGCGGATCGAATTGCTGGACGCGACCCAGATGTCAGGTATGCAAAAGGCCTATCCTGAATTGGATTTCGCAGCTCAGCCGCAATTGTTTCTGGAATTTCACGGCACGGATTCCGGTGTGACTGAGCAAACAAAAACCTTTGCCGAAATTTCACAGGAATTTGGCGGCTCGGCCTTTAAATGGGCAACCAAGGCCGAAGAACGTAACGCTCTGTGGCGTGCGCGTCACGAAGCATTCTACGTCGGCAAAACCCTGCGCCCCGGCAGCACCGCCTTGGTGACAGATTGTTGCGTCCCTATTTCTGCACTGGCACCCTGCATCGAAAAAGCACAGGGATTGATCGCACAATCCGGGCTGATTTCACCCATCGTTGGCCATGTTGGCGACGGAAATTTCCACATGCTGATCCTTGTTGAACCCGGCAATCTTGATGAAATGAAACGCGCAGAAAACCTGGCCCATCAGGTCAATATGACTGCGTTGGAATTTGGGGGAACCGTGACGGGCGAACACGGTGTTGGTGTCGGCAAAAAGAAATACATGGCGGATCAACACGGTGATGCCTTTGGGATCATGGGCGATATCAAACGGGCGATGGACCCCCTCAACATCATGAATCCCGGCAAAATCGTCGACACGAATTAG
- a CDS encoding MarR family winged helix-turn-helix transcriptional regulator encodes MRWIPGRRSVDRQCVRRLIGDSLVDMSTKCGDFSSERNPMDDPFNIDVELGFLFAQLHIALNAQARSVIARHGDLTLAQWRIIRLVASGQFQGSTGIRKAACIDKSQFSKTVHLLEKNGYLLVSEHSDDKRQFNLALTPKAERAHTKLVPDLSKRNAHLMNALPPEQRKTIVQTIKTLITAADVSDFSSHSAPPDQDSEIHLSSKET; translated from the coding sequence ATGCGCTGGATTCCTGGCCGCAGAAGTGTCGATCGCCAATGTGTGCGTCGTTTGATCGGCGACAGTTTGGTTGACATGTCCACCAAATGCGGTGACTTTTCCAGCGAAAGGAACCCAATGGACGATCCGTTTAACATTGATGTCGAATTGGGGTTTTTGTTTGCGCAATTGCACATAGCTTTAAACGCCCAAGCACGCAGTGTGATCGCACGCCACGGAGATTTAACCCTCGCTCAATGGCGCATCATTCGTCTGGTCGCATCCGGACAGTTCCAAGGATCCACCGGCATTCGCAAAGCAGCCTGCATCGACAAAAGCCAATTCAGTAAAACTGTGCATCTCCTTGAAAAAAATGGTTATTTGCTGGTGTCGGAACATTCAGACGACAAACGGCAATTCAATTTGGCACTGACCCCAAAAGCGGAACGCGCCCATACCAAGCTGGTTCCTGATCTGAGCAAACGCAACGCCCATTTAATGAACGCCCTGCCGCCCGAGCAGCGCAAAACCATTGTTCAAACCATAAAAACCCTGATCACAGCCGCGGACGTTTCTGATTTTTCATCACACTCTGCCCCACCAGACCAAGACAGCGAAATCCACCTGTCCTCAAAGGAAACATGA
- a CDS encoding calcium-binding protein produces the protein MTTYTMTGFLQTNSSFTPATFELVTPASTTTVSHVHNGDFAGDSGFPFSNLVINALEIRLNGTVVDFTPTGPFDMEIYEIPWDDAGTPRTSFLMGAFDQTNENNWYLQLGGDPLPSFASLAEFNAFAGAVGDDVITPTAGSGFESGAAIPLLNIPGTTVSAVDQVAGTDGDDVFNAGAGNDILNGGDGNDTLNGQGNADDLYGGANNDTLNGGAGFDELFGGSGDDSLNGGGGNDTIQGGSGADVINGVAGSDSILGGDGTDSILGGNGFDRIDGGLGADTIDGGLGLDTIYGGSGADSILGNAGSDDIYGGALDDTLSGQGGNDLIYGGTGSDTLEGGGNIDSLFGDEGGDFIYGGSGSDQLFGGSGNDQLDGGSGSDNLYGGTGNDQLSGGNGHDTITGGGGIDTMFGGNGNDRLIANTGVSNFQEMTGGNGADVFVFVDGASTGNILDFTAGQDQFDFSGHSTINSLADFLAGASESGPTEVSFNGGGLNLLIEGTALANYTASDFIF, from the coding sequence TTGACCACATATACAATGACCGGTTTTTTACAGACCAATAGCAGCTTCACGCCAGCGACATTTGAATTGGTAACTCCTGCCAGCACGACAACAGTGTCACATGTTCACAATGGTGACTTTGCCGGGGATTCAGGGTTTCCGTTTTCGAACCTTGTGATCAATGCCTTGGAAATTCGGCTAAATGGCACGGTTGTTGATTTTACCCCAACTGGCCCGTTTGACATGGAAATTTATGAAATCCCTTGGGATGATGCGGGGACACCGCGAACCAGTTTTCTGATGGGGGCGTTTGATCAAACAAATGAAAATAACTGGTATCTTCAATTGGGGGGCGATCCGCTTCCGAGCTTTGCGTCGTTGGCAGAGTTCAACGCATTTGCAGGTGCCGTGGGCGACGACGTCATTACGCCAACCGCAGGAAGCGGGTTTGAATCAGGCGCCGCGATTCCGCTGTTGAACATCCCCGGCACCACGGTTTCCGCTGTTGATCAGGTCGCGGGCACTGACGGTGATGATGTCTTTAATGCGGGCGCGGGCAATGACATCCTGAACGGAGGCGATGGCAATGACACGCTAAACGGTCAGGGCAACGCGGATGATCTATATGGTGGGGCGAATAACGATACGTTGAATGGCGGCGCCGGGTTTGACGAACTGTTTGGCGGCTCCGGTGATGACAGTCTGAATGGCGGTGGTGGCAATGACACGATCCAAGGTGGATCGGGGGCAGACGTCATCAACGGTGTGGCCGGGTCCGACAGCATTTTGGGGGGCGATGGAACCGATTCCATTCTGGGTGGCAACGGGTTCGATCGGATTGATGGCGGCCTTGGGGCAGATACCATTGATGGTGGGCTCGGGCTTGATACAATTTATGGCGGCAGCGGTGCTGACTCGATTTTAGGCAATGCCGGATCGGACGACATTTATGGCGGTGCTTTGGATGACACTCTTAGCGGTCAGGGGGGGAATGACCTCATTTATGGGGGAACTGGTTCTGACACGCTCGAAGGTGGGGGCAACATCGATTCCCTGTTTGGGGATGAAGGCGGCGACTTTATCTATGGCGGCAGTGGCTCGGATCAACTGTTTGGTGGCAGTGGAAATGATCAGCTAGATGGCGGTAGCGGTTCGGATAATCTGTATGGCGGTACCGGAAATGATCAGCTAAGCGGCGGCAACGGCCACGATACCATCACAGGTGGTGGCGGGATCGATACGATGTTTGGAGGCAATGGCAATGATCGTTTGATCGCCAATACAGGCGTGTCCAACTTTCAGGAAATGACCGGTGGCAATGGCGCGGATGTGTTTGTGTTTGTGGATGGCGCAAGCACAGGAAACATCCTCGACTTTACGGCGGGGCAGGACCAGTTTGATTTTTCCGGTCACAGTACGATCAATTCGCTCGCTGACTTCTTGGCCGGGGCCAGCGAGTCGGGCCCAACCGAAGTGTCGTTTAATGGCGGCGGGCTGAACCTTTTGATCGAAGGCACCGCATTGGCCAACTACACCGCAAGCGATTTCATTTTCTAA
- the gcvA gene encoding transcriptional regulator GcvA: MRDLPPLNSLKAFEAAARNLNFSHAAQELGVTQGAVAQHVRSLELLLEIKLFNRHARGLTLTDEGRKYFPAIRRAFDMISEATGGLSPQDTVVTISSTPSFATKWLVPKLSSLARDHPEIRVRLDASNSLANFQTDGVDIAIRQGKPPFGPGLVATPLFPARLVAVCSPDLISGAAPIHGPNDLLGHVLLEDTHGQWPIFLEAALGEQNVSGIRTMTFSQTSLAIDAAIARQGVALANRELVKADLRAGLLVQPFEFSMTSENGYYVVAPRAPRKASVVATLSAWLFAQVSSA, translated from the coding sequence ATGCGTGATCTTCCTCCGCTCAATTCTTTGAAAGCATTCGAAGCAGCTGCGCGGAACCTGAATTTCAGTCACGCCGCCCAAGAGTTAGGCGTCACACAGGGTGCTGTTGCGCAGCATGTGCGATCTCTGGAATTACTGTTAGAAATCAAACTATTCAACCGTCATGCCCGCGGGTTAACCCTGACCGATGAAGGTCGCAAATATTTTCCGGCTATCCGGCGGGCCTTCGACATGATATCCGAAGCAACAGGCGGATTGTCACCACAAGATACCGTTGTAACGATCAGTTCCACACCGTCATTCGCCACCAAGTGGCTAGTACCAAAACTAAGTTCTCTGGCGCGGGACCATCCCGAAATCAGGGTTCGTTTGGACGCGTCCAACTCGCTTGCCAACTTTCAGACGGATGGGGTCGACATCGCGATTCGACAAGGCAAGCCGCCATTTGGGCCAGGACTTGTTGCGACCCCATTATTTCCGGCCAGATTGGTTGCAGTCTGTAGTCCCGATCTCATTTCTGGGGCGGCGCCTATTCATGGTCCTAATGACCTGTTGGGGCATGTTTTGTTAGAGGATACGCACGGGCAATGGCCTATTTTTCTAGAAGCAGCATTGGGGGAACAAAACGTTTCCGGGATTAGGACGATGACCTTCAGCCAAACCTCTTTGGCCATTGATGCCGCCATTGCACGTCAGGGGGTTGCGCTCGCAAATCGTGAGCTGGTCAAAGCCGATCTGCGGGCCGGGCTGTTGGTTCAACCCTTTGAATTTTCAATGACATCCGAAAATGGGTATTATGTTGTTGCCCCGCGCGCACCTAGAAAAGCGTCCGTAGTTGCAACTCTCAGCGCCTGGCTATTCGCGCAGGTTTCATCCGCGTAA
- a CDS encoding SDR family oxidoreductase: MTDGKVAIITAGGSGMGADSARRLAADGFKVAILSSSGKGEALANELGGIGITGSNQSNDDLSRLVDATTEKWGRIDVLVNSAGHGPRAPVLELTDDDWHAGLDVYLLNVVRPTRLVTPIMQSQKSGTIINISTFAAFEPDPVFPTSGVMRAGLAAFSKLFSDTYAADNVRMNNVQPGFIDSLPENADFKARIPMGRYGKSYDEIAGTVAFLASEGGAYITGQNIRVDGGITRSV, encoded by the coding sequence ATGACTGACGGCAAAGTGGCGATCATCACAGCAGGAGGAAGTGGCATGGGAGCTGACAGCGCGCGCCGTTTGGCGGCCGACGGCTTCAAGGTTGCCATTTTGTCGTCGTCGGGCAAGGGCGAAGCGTTGGCCAATGAACTGGGTGGGATCGGCATAACAGGGTCAAATCAATCCAATGACGATTTGTCCCGTTTGGTGGACGCAACTACGGAAAAATGGGGGCGCATTGACGTCTTGGTCAACTCAGCCGGGCACGGCCCGCGCGCGCCTGTTTTAGAGCTGACAGATGATGATTGGCATGCTGGGTTGGATGTCTATTTGTTGAATGTTGTGCGACCGACCCGGTTGGTCACCCCCATCATGCAGTCCCAAAAATCTGGGACGATCATTAATATTTCCACCTTTGCCGCGTTCGAACCTGATCCGGTATTTCCGACCTCAGGAGTGATGCGCGCGGGGTTGGCGGCGTTTAGCAAATTGTTCTCCGACACATACGCCGCCGACAATGTGCGCATGAATAACGTGCAGCCCGGCTTTATTGATAGCCTGCCAGAAAATGCGGATTTCAAAGCAAGAATTCCGATGGGCCGCTATGGCAAGTCTTACGACGAGATCGCCGGAACGGTCGCGTTTCTCGCCTCTGAAGGCGGGGCATATATCACCGGTCAAAACATCCGCGTTGATGGCGGCATCACCCGGTCCGTTTGA
- a CDS encoding NAD(P)/FAD-dependent oxidoreductase: MKPTSHDKQFKIDLPNVDSIPKHDAYDVVIIGGATMGACTAWFLASNPDFSGKILIVEKDKSYLQSQTAASNNCMRQQFANPINVKIGQHAADFVRNFRENLGGDPAIPELTIRNFGYLYLSDNPDLTEVLQRDQSVQAAAGAGTKMVAPDDIARAYPFYNLTDIEAGSLNTVDEGFYNAPLMVEWLLRKSIEKGAEFVENEVHAIGRDGNKVTSVTLASGQVIKAGAVVNAAGTYAGIVADMAGLKLDIQPKRRYTFIFRAKQKLDRDLPLTIDPTGVHFRQFGDDYLVGCPPLGDDATVAQDDFSAEETIWQDKVYPIISNRIPQFKDVEIVDFWMGHYDFNTFDFNVVIGPHDDVSNFHFTNGSSGHGSQQGPSVGRGVAEQIIYGEFREMDLSPFLYERFAKGERVIERAVI, from the coding sequence ATGAAACCAACTTCACATGACAAACAGTTCAAAATTGATCTGCCAAACGTTGATAGCATCCCCAAACATGACGCCTATGATGTGGTTATTATTGGCGGCGCAACCATGGGGGCCTGCACGGCTTGGTTTTTGGCGTCGAACCCGGATTTCAGCGGCAAGATCCTGATTGTAGAAAAGGATAAATCCTATCTGCAGTCGCAAACGGCGGCGTCGAACAATTGCATGCGTCAGCAATTTGCAAATCCGATCAACGTAAAAATTGGTCAGCATGCCGCCGATTTTGTGCGCAATTTCCGCGAAAATTTGGGTGGGGATCCCGCCATACCAGAGCTGACAATCCGCAACTTTGGGTATCTGTATCTTTCGGATAATCCTGACCTGACAGAGGTGTTGCAGCGGGATCAAAGCGTTCAGGCAGCAGCCGGGGCGGGGACCAAAATGGTTGCACCGGATGACATTGCCAGAGCCTATCCATTTTATAACCTGACCGACATCGAAGCAGGTAGCCTGAACACGGTGGACGAGGGTTTTTATAACGCGCCGTTGATGGTTGAATGGTTGCTGCGCAAATCGATCGAAAAAGGCGCTGAATTTGTAGAAAACGAAGTGCACGCGATTGGCCGCGACGGCAATAAAGTCACTAGCGTGACCTTGGCATCCGGTCAGGTGATCAAGGCCGGTGCCGTCGTGAACGCGGCCGGCACCTATGCTGGGATCGTCGCGGATATGGCGGGGCTCAAGCTCGATATTCAACCCAAACGTCGCTACACATTTATTTTTCGCGCCAAACAGAAATTGGACCGCGATCTGCCGTTGACCATTGATCCTACAGGTGTGCATTTCCGGCAGTTTGGGGATGATTATCTGGTTGGCTGCCCGCCATTGGGGGACGATGCCACCGTTGCGCAGGACGATTTCAGCGCCGAAGAAACAATCTGGCAGGACAAGGTATATCCGATCATTTCAAATCGCATTCCGCAGTTCAAAGATGTTGAGATTGTCGATTTTTGGATGGGGCATTACGACTTTAACACGTTTGATTTCAACGTGGTGATCGGACCCCATGACGACGTTTCGAATTTCCACTTTACCAACGGGTCATCCGGTCATGGGTCGCAACAGGGACCATCCGTAGGGCGCGGTGTCGCTGAACAGATCATCTACGGTGAGTTCCGGGAAATGGATCTATCCCCGTTTCTGTATGAGCGGTTTGCCAAGGGAGAGCGGGTGATCGAACGGGCTGTGATTTGA
- a CDS encoding ABC transporter ATP-binding protein: MTDQKGLGQTPILEIKNLVTAFETRHGTFTAVDDVSLSLVPGQTLCLVGESGSGKSVLSRSILQLVDKPGRIVSGEILLHEAHPDPENPSTQSLDLAQLDARSGIIRNIRGRDIGMIFQEPMSSLSPVHTIGSQITESLTLHEGLSKKEARGRVIEMLRRVEIPNPEKAIDQYPFEFSGGMRQRAMIAMALICNPKILIADEPTTALDVTIQAEILDLLHELKVQNDMAILFITHDMGVVAEIADHVVVMRHGKVVENGDVQNVFEKPQHDYTKLLLKSARDSQTASPDRIAQRKIRPVGDPILEARGLRKEYYGKTGFFGMTKTTLVAVNDADFTLHEGETLGVVGESGSGKTTLARCIQRVHDFQSGELIYTDRTGQKTEISKLNDAELQPTWRDMRTVFQDPFASLNPRMNVSQIIGESLLLNGMTSKADRRKRILELLDLVGLPSSALDRFPHAFSGGQRQRISIARAIAPNPRIIIADEATSALDVSIRTQIMDLLQDLQKELSLSYVFISHDLGLVRYFCDRVLVMYKGDIVEAGDAEQVCSMPKHDYTKALLSAVPITHPEQRGHRQRVRYSPQ; the protein is encoded by the coding sequence ATGACCGATCAAAAGGGGCTCGGCCAAACTCCGATACTCGAAATCAAGAACCTGGTAACAGCGTTTGAAACACGCCACGGAACCTTTACCGCCGTTGATGACGTCTCGCTTTCTTTGGTGCCCGGCCAAACCCTGTGTTTGGTCGGCGAAAGCGGGTCCGGCAAAAGCGTGCTGTCACGATCCATCCTGCAATTGGTAGACAAGCCCGGACGCATCGTATCCGGCGAAATTCTGCTGCATGAAGCGCATCCCGACCCAGAGAACCCAAGCACGCAATCGCTTGATCTGGCCCAGTTGGATGCCCGATCTGGCATCATCCGGAACATTCGTGGTCGCGATATCGGCATGATTTTCCAGGAACCAATGAGTTCTTTGTCACCCGTCCACACGATCGGCAGCCAAATTACCGAAAGCCTCACTTTGCATGAAGGTCTCAGCAAAAAAGAGGCGCGCGGCCGCGTGATCGAAATGTTGCGGCGGGTTGAAATCCCAAATCCAGAAAAGGCGATCGATCAGTACCCGTTTGAGTTTTCTGGCGGTATGCGGCAACGGGCCATGATCGCTATGGCTCTGATCTGCAACCCTAAAATCCTAATTGCCGACGAACCAACGACCGCGCTGGATGTCACAATTCAGGCCGAAATATTGGATCTTTTGCACGAATTGAAAGTGCAAAATGACATGGCAATCCTGTTCATCACCCATGACATGGGCGTGGTCGCAGAAATTGCCGATCACGTCGTGGTTATGCGCCACGGCAAAGTGGTCGAAAACGGAGACGTGCAAAACGTTTTCGAAAAGCCACAACATGACTACACGAAATTGCTGCTTAAATCCGCGCGCGATTCCCAAACGGCGTCGCCAGATCGGATTGCCCAACGCAAAATCCGCCCCGTCGGGGACCCCATCCTAGAGGCACGCGGGCTGCGCAAAGAATACTACGGTAAAACCGGTTTTTTTGGCATGACTAAAACAACCTTGGTCGCTGTGAACGATGCCGATTTTACGCTGCACGAGGGTGAAACACTTGGTGTTGTCGGGGAAAGCGGATCCGGCAAAACCACGCTTGCGCGATGCATTCAACGGGTACATGATTTTCAATCAGGTGAATTGATTTACACGGACAGAACCGGCCAAAAAACCGAAATTTCGAAGCTGAATGATGCTGAGTTGCAGCCCACATGGCGCGATATGCGAACCGTTTTTCAGGATCCGTTTGCGTCACTCAATCCGCGTATGAATGTGTCACAGATAATCGGCGAAAGCCTGTTGCTGAATGGCATGACATCAAAGGCTGATCGTCGCAAACGCATTCTGGAACTGTTGGACCTGGTGGGCCTGCCATCCTCAGCGCTTGATCGGTTTCCTCATGCGTTTTCAGGCGGGCAACGGCAACGGATCAGTATTGCGCGTGCCATCGCCCCCAATCCGCGGATCATTATCGCGGACGAGGCGACATCAGCGCTTGATGTCAGCATCCGAACCCAAATCATGGACCTGCTGCAAGATCTGCAAAAAGAGCTTAGCCTGAGCTATGTATTCATCAGCCACGATCTTGGGCTGGTGCGGTATTTTTGCGATCGGGTCTTGGTCATGTACAAAGGTGATATCGTCGAAGCTGGCGACGCCGAGCAGGTTTGCAGCATGCCAAAACATGACTACACCAAAGCGCTCTTGTCGGCGGTACCAATCACCCATCCAGAACAACGCGGGCATCGACAACGGGTGCGATACTCTCCCCAATGA